Proteins from one Gossypium raimondii isolate GPD5lz chromosome 8, ASM2569854v1, whole genome shotgun sequence genomic window:
- the LOC105791677 gene encoding uncharacterized protein LOC105791677: MVDLQTVCCMCGDVGFPDKLFRCNKCHHRFQHSYCSNYYSEFAEPIELCDWCQSEAKNSRQGRSSKKPTTGNESGIINRSEYSGDKIKQQDRDESGDHQKGKSSGTPSPRPTTRRYKLLKDVMC; encoded by the exons ATGGTGGATCTTCAAACTGTTTGCTGCATGTGCGGCGACGTTGGTTTTCCTGACAAACTCTTCCGCTGCAACAAATGCCACCACCGCTTTCAACACTC GTATTGCAGTAATTACTACAGCGAGTTCGCTGAACCAATTGAACTGTGTGATTGGTGCCAAAGCGAAGCAAAGAACTCGAGGCAAGGAAGGTCTTCAAAGAAACCAACAACTGGAAACGAGAGTGGAATTATAAACCGATCCGAGTATTCGGGTGACAAAATCAAGCAACAGGATCGAGACGAAAGTGGTGATCATCAGAAAGGAAAGAGCAGTGGGACGCCCTCTCCAAGGCCTACGACACGCAGGTACAAGCTTCTCAAGGATGTGATGTGTTAA